The following proteins are co-located in the uncultured Draconibacterium sp. genome:
- a CDS encoding RagB/SusD family nutrient uptake outer membrane protein: MKKKNLLQKYISAGTLLVFLLLGIYACDEGVLEETPLDFISTSNAFNSADDVEMGVVGLYSLARDWYSAVNEKYMFVYVALGTDEAYFGEDPAGGYMSNWDTEITPTGSLPKTYWTKAFDLVYQANTVIAGIESIEWNNEDKKNLYLAEARFFRAFSYRILVTMYGDVPLITEPVTSAKTDFVRDAASNIHALMEEDLAFAAEKLPVRGQEASAGRLTQGAAWQMLSETYLADNKYQDAADAASHVINDYGYGLMTERFGSQPNLFGTENVYFDLFTKENHNLSSNTEAIWVIQNDPDVTGGGFYAGERGFGCAYYRMGNTPDGYKAFRGDLYDNSYTGYSDTLGRPVAWGRPTNYTAYDIWRSDWDNDYRNSEACVKRHFYFDNPSSAYDGMEIDWSLYESRSSAFKDTNQYIYPYFMKVAAPNDHYTDLSRAGGGVNHKDLYAMRLAETYLLRAEAYLGLGDKGLAAADINTVRERSNATPVLAADVSIDYILDERARELFTEEWRMLTLMRLGKLVERVRTYNNNPGNPGASIQDYHSLWPIPQTEIDLNTGAVLEQNPGYEE; the protein is encoded by the coding sequence ATGAAAAAAAAGAATTTATTACAAAAATATATAAGCGCAGGTACCCTTTTGGTATTCTTGCTGCTGGGGATTTACGCATGCGATGAGGGTGTACTTGAAGAAACCCCACTTGATTTTATTTCTACGTCAAATGCTTTTAATTCAGCAGATGATGTTGAAATGGGTGTTGTTGGTTTATATAGTTTAGCCCGTGACTGGTATTCTGCGGTAAACGAAAAATATATGTTTGTTTATGTGGCACTTGGCACAGATGAAGCCTATTTTGGTGAAGATCCTGCAGGTGGTTACATGAGCAACTGGGATACTGAAATTACACCAACTGGCTCATTGCCTAAAACATACTGGACAAAGGCTTTTGATCTGGTTTACCAGGCAAATACTGTAATTGCAGGTATCGAAAGTATTGAATGGAACAACGAGGATAAAAAGAATTTGTATTTGGCAGAGGCTCGTTTTTTCCGTGCATTCAGTTATCGGATATTGGTTACAATGTATGGCGACGTGCCACTTATTACAGAGCCTGTAACATCAGCCAAAACCGATTTTGTAAGAGATGCGGCATCAAATATTCATGCATTAATGGAAGAGGATTTGGCGTTTGCGGCAGAAAAACTTCCGGTAAGAGGACAAGAAGCTTCTGCCGGCCGTTTAACTCAGGGTGCTGCATGGCAAATGCTAAGCGAAACATATCTTGCCGATAATAAATATCAAGATGCTGCAGATGCTGCTTCACATGTTATTAATGATTATGGCTACGGTTTAATGACAGAACGTTTTGGTTCTCAACCTAATCTTTTTGGTACTGAAAATGTTTATTTCGACCTTTTTACCAAGGAGAATCATAATTTGAGTTCGAATACTGAAGCAATCTGGGTGATTCAAAACGACCCGGATGTAACCGGAGGTGGTTTTTATGCCGGAGAAAGAGGGTTTGGATGTGCCTACTACAGAATGGGAAATACTCCTGATGGATACAAAGCTTTTCGGGGAGATCTTTACGATAACTCTTATACCGGATATAGTGATACACTGGGACGTCCGGTGGCTTGGGGCAGGCCAACAAATTATACCGCTTACGACATTTGGAGAAGCGATTGGGACAATGATTACAGAAACTCGGAGGCTTGTGTAAAAAGACATTTCTATTTTGACAATCCAAGTTCAGCATACGACGGAATGGAAATCGACTGGAGTCTTTACGAGTCACGTTCAAGTGCGTTTAAAGACACCAATCAGTATATTTATCCTTATTTCATGAAAGTAGCTGCTCCTAACGATCATTATACCGATTTGTCGAGAGCAGGCGGTGGTGTTAACCACAAAGACCTTTATGCAATGCGATTGGCCGAAACTTATTTGTTAAGAGCAGAAGCTTATCTCGGTTTGGGTGATAAAGGTTTGGCAGCTGCTGATATCAATACTGTTCGTGAAAGGTCAAATGCAACTCCGGTTTTGGCAGCCGATGTAAGCATCGATTATATTTTGGATGAAAGAGCACGAGAGCTCTTCACCGAAGAATGGCGAATGCTTACCCTGATGCGCTTAGGGAAGTTGGTGGAACGTGTTCGTACTTATAATAATAATCCGGGAAATCCTGGTGCCAGCATTCAGGATTACCACAGTTTGTGGCCTATTCCTCAAACCGAAATAGATTTAAATACAGGAGCCGTACTGGAGCAAAATCCAGGATACGAAGAGTAA
- a CDS encoding GH92 family glycosyl hydrolase: MNLKPKTKIYLLILVMVSLFSCTTNKNEYIEKSGQPVDFVNPYMGNISHLLVPTFPTIHLPNSLLRVYPERGDFTNIELHALPLVVTSHRGSSAFRLSPFQGNESELRPVINYRYDQEKLTPYSYSVYLDEQQIQVDFGLSHQSAAYQFQFEKSDPAYLILSSKNGELKWDGNAISGYQYIANNTRVYVYMVPEEIPVQVSQLSDNTLSEASNVKGANASLVLKYPEGTSALNVRYGISFIDEVQAKENLKREVAGKSVAELQNIGRNIWNEALGKIDIKGGTNDERTVFYTSLYRCFERPVCISENGRYYSAFDSKVHEDHGRPFYTDDWIWDSYRAHHPLRVLIDSKKEEDILNSFVLMSEQMENNWWPTFPEITGDSRRMNSNHGVASVIDAYRKGLRNFDLNKAYIACKGAITEKTLAPWSGRPAGELDHFYKQHGYIPALYEGEKEIIPEVNPGEKRQPVAVTLGTSYDEWCLSQIAEELGNEEEAYFFKNNSFNYRNLFNAETKFFHPKDKDGNFIEPFDYKFSGGMGAREYYGENNGWTYRWDVQHNIPDLIKLMGGSQNFVKELDRTFTESLGRSKYGFYAQLPDQTGNVGQFTMANEPSLHIPYLYNYAGQPWKTQKRIGKLLKEWFRNDLMGVPGDEDGGGMSSFVVFSAMGFYPVTPGSQQYSIGSPMFENVSVDLGNDIIFEIEAYNASDENKYIQSAMLNGVPLNVPWISHEAIAKGGKLTFEMGPKANKEWGK; encoded by the coding sequence ATGAACCTAAAACCTAAAACCAAAATTTACCTCTTAATCCTTGTTATGGTATCGTTGTTTTCGTGTACCACAAATAAGAATGAGTACATCGAAAAATCAGGACAGCCTGTTGATTTTGTAAATCCTTACATGGGAAATATTAGTCATTTGCTGGTGCCAACTTTCCCGACAATCCATTTACCCAACAGTTTGTTGCGTGTATATCCCGAACGTGGCGATTTTACCAATATTGAGTTACATGCATTGCCCTTGGTGGTTACCAGTCACCGTGGTAGTTCTGCATTCAGATTAAGTCCATTTCAGGGGAACGAAAGTGAATTACGCCCGGTAATAAATTATCGGTACGACCAGGAGAAACTTACTCCTTATTCGTATTCTGTTTATTTGGATGAGCAACAAATTCAGGTTGATTTTGGGCTTTCGCATCAATCGGCAGCTTACCAATTTCAATTCGAAAAAAGTGATCCGGCGTATTTGATTTTAAGTTCTAAAAACGGAGAACTAAAATGGGATGGAAATGCAATAAGCGGCTACCAGTATATTGCAAACAACACACGAGTTTATGTGTACATGGTTCCCGAAGAAATTCCCGTACAAGTATCTCAACTATCAGATAATACATTAAGTGAAGCAAGTAATGTAAAAGGAGCGAACGCCAGTTTGGTATTAAAATACCCCGAAGGAACCAGTGCCTTAAATGTGCGTTACGGAATTTCATTTATAGACGAAGTGCAGGCAAAAGAAAATTTGAAGCGAGAGGTTGCAGGTAAATCAGTTGCCGAACTTCAGAATATAGGGCGTAATATTTGGAACGAGGCTCTTGGAAAGATTGATATAAAAGGTGGTACAAATGATGAACGAACTGTTTTTTATACATCCTTGTATCGTTGTTTCGAGCGTCCTGTATGTATTTCTGAAAACGGTCGCTATTACAGTGCATTCGATAGCAAAGTGCACGAAGATCATGGTCGTCCGTTTTATACCGACGATTGGATTTGGGATTCATATCGTGCGCATCATCCCTTACGTGTTTTAATCGATTCAAAAAAGGAAGAAGATATTTTGAATTCTTTTGTTCTTATGTCGGAGCAAATGGAAAATAACTGGTGGCCGACTTTCCCTGAAATTACTGGAGATAGCCGTCGCATGAATTCGAATCATGGTGTAGCTTCTGTTATTGATGCCTACCGGAAAGGTTTACGAAATTTTGATTTGAATAAAGCATATATCGCCTGCAAGGGTGCAATCACAGAAAAAACCTTAGCTCCCTGGTCGGGAAGACCCGCCGGTGAACTTGATCACTTTTATAAACAACATGGTTATATTCCGGCTTTGTATGAAGGAGAAAAGGAAATTATTCCTGAAGTTAATCCGGGAGAAAAACGCCAGCCTGTTGCGGTAACTTTGGGAACATCGTACGATGAATGGTGTTTATCGCAGATTGCAGAAGAATTGGGGAATGAAGAAGAAGCCTATTTTTTCAAAAATAATTCGTTCAACTACCGAAACCTGTTTAACGCCGAAACAAAGTTTTTTCATCCCAAGGATAAAGACGGGAATTTTATTGAACCATTTGATTACAAATTTTCTGGAGGAATGGGGGCCAGAGAATATTACGGCGAAAATAATGGCTGGACGTATCGCTGGGATGTACAGCATAACATACCGGATCTGATTAAATTAATGGGAGGTAGTCAGAATTTTGTAAAAGAACTGGATCGTACATTCACCGAATCTCTTGGTCGGAGTAAATATGGTTTTTATGCTCAGTTACCCGATCAAACGGGCAATGTGGGTCAGTTTACAATGGCGAATGAGCCATCGTTGCACATTCCTTATTTGTACAATTACGCAGGTCAGCCATGGAAAACTCAAAAACGCATAGGCAAACTTTTAAAAGAATGGTTTCGCAACGATTTGATGGGAGTTCCCGGAGATGAAGATGGCGGAGGTATGTCGTCGTTTGTTGTATTTTCAGCCATGGGATTTTATCCTGTAACACCCGGAAGTCAGCAATATTCAATCGGCAGCCCAATGTTTGAAAATGTTTCTGTTGATTTGGGCAACGATATAATTTTTGAAATTGAAGCTTACAACGCCTCAGATGAAAATAAATACATTCAATCGGCCATGTTAAACGGAGTGCCACTTAATGTACCCTGGATTTCACACGAAGCCATTGCAAAAGGCGGAAAGCTAACTTTTGAAATGGGACCGAAAGCAAATAAAGAGTGGGGAAAATAA
- a CDS encoding sigma-70 family RNA polymerase sigma factor — translation MKNKTDKIIWKEFIDEREDALSFIYHQNVDFLFFYGKKFTTNDHLILDVIQDLFFYLISKRQTLGETDNIRIYLLKAFRRRLFKQLKKRTKQQELEKDFSEDPQIVFSIEEKLISDEEASEKELELKRGMEKLNAKQREVLYYRFTCGFDYQQICEIMSISYDTARQLVSRSIQNLKKYLISRGFIFLFLLKRQKI, via the coding sequence ATGAAAAACAAAACGGATAAAATAATATGGAAGGAATTTATAGATGAAAGAGAGGATGCTCTTTCATTTATTTATCACCAAAATGTTGATTTTCTGTTTTTTTATGGCAAAAAGTTTACCACAAATGATCATTTGATTCTTGATGTTATTCAGGACTTATTTTTCTACTTAATCAGTAAAAGACAAACTCTTGGAGAAACCGATAACATCAGGATATACTTACTTAAGGCATTTCGTAGGAGATTATTTAAACAGCTCAAGAAAAGGACAAAACAACAAGAACTTGAAAAAGATTTTTCAGAGGATCCTCAAATAGTTTTTTCAATCGAGGAGAAATTAATATCTGACGAGGAAGCGTCAGAAAAAGAATTAGAATTAAAAAGAGGAATGGAGAAGCTGAATGCCAAACAGCGTGAGGTTCTGTATTACAGGTTTACATGTGGATTTGATTATCAACAAATATGTGAAATCATGTCAATTTCTTATGATACTGCCAGACAATTGGTTTCACGCTCAATTCAAAATTTAAAGAAGTATTTGATTTCTAGAGGATTTATCTTTTTGTTTCTGCTCAAGCGTCAAAAAATATAA
- a CDS encoding IS982 family transposase, translating to MNSKITEIFYLIDEFCKEFEKVKEGHVLVEESSKKRRNRKFVMSDSEVITIMVLFHLKNYRCLKHFYVHYVQKHMQSDFPKTVSYNRFVELQQKSLMPMAVFLQLCCLGKCTGVSFIDSTPIRVCHIRREFQHKTFKGLATKGQCSMGWFFGFKLHIVINDKGEILDFLFTQANVDDREPLKNKNFHDKIFGKLIGDKGYISKTLFDELFIDGIHLITKIRKNMKNSLMLTQDKILLRKRALIETVNDELKNMCQIEHTRHRSFGNFLTNLLAGLIAYSHFPKKPTLNLDEIIENNQICNLH from the coding sequence ATGAACTCTAAAATTACCGAAATTTTCTATTTAATTGACGAATTTTGCAAAGAATTTGAGAAGGTTAAGGAGGGACATGTCCTGGTTGAAGAATCTTCTAAAAAGCGAAGAAACCGTAAATTCGTTATGTCCGACAGCGAAGTGATTACCATTATGGTGTTGTTTCACCTAAAGAATTACAGGTGTTTGAAGCATTTTTATGTGCATTATGTGCAAAAACACATGCAATCCGACTTCCCAAAAACGGTATCATACAACCGTTTTGTCGAGCTTCAGCAGAAATCATTGATGCCCATGGCAGTATTCCTGCAACTATGTTGCCTTGGCAAATGTACTGGTGTTTCGTTTATAGATTCCACCCCCATTAGAGTGTGCCATATCAGACGAGAGTTTCAACACAAAACTTTTAAAGGACTGGCTACTAAAGGGCAATGTTCGATGGGATGGTTTTTTGGGTTCAAACTCCACATCGTCATCAACGACAAAGGAGAAATCCTCGACTTCCTTTTCACCCAAGCCAATGTTGATGACAGGGAGCCGTTGAAAAACAAAAATTTCCATGACAAAATATTCGGGAAACTTATTGGTGATAAAGGTTATATCTCAAAAACATTGTTCGACGAACTTTTTATCGACGGTATTCACCTGATTACCAAAATCCGCAAAAACATGAAAAACTCGTTGATGCTGACACAAGATAAAATATTGTTGCGAAAAAGGGCTTTGATTGAGACAGTTAACGACGAATTAAAAAATATGTGCCAGATAGAACACACAAGACACCGAAGCTTTGGGAACTTTCTTACAAACTTGCTAGCAGGTCTGATTGCTTATTCGCACTTTCCTAAAAAGCCTACTTTAAATCTCGATGAAATTATTGAAAATAACCAAATTTGCAACTTGCATTAA
- a CDS encoding Fic family protein: MNNHFSQKVTIFHRRPLPEIGMLVGYSLLIQEIERRVKKILPLPRQLSIVTEKYQRYNTDQWQVFTNRHKPNNDLISHIVFALKYEGIDLLILKTIFQLIGEKDIKEAIQREPTGQYSRRIWFLYEWLVGTKLNIPDLKTGNYVEIVNPTLQYPGPTINSTRHRVKNNLPGTPEFCPMIRKSEKLEKYISANIQDSIYKGLNGRNKELIRRTAAFLLLKDSKASFAIEGEFPPNMRARNWGKAIGEAGKKELTLSEIERLQHVVIGAKKLRHMGFRQEEGFIGEHDRENFSPIPDHISAKAEDLDSLMNGLLNTNNLLQESEYDPVLTATTIAFGFVFIHPLSDGNGRIHRYLIHHILNWMGFIKRDMIFPVSAAILDRISDYQEILEDYSSQRIDLIEWKPTPSHNIEILNDTIT; the protein is encoded by the coding sequence ATGAATAATCATTTTTCGCAAAAAGTAACCATTTTTCATAGACGACCTCTCCCTGAAATAGGGATGTTGGTAGGATACTCTCTATTGATTCAAGAAATTGAACGACGTGTAAAAAAAATACTACCTCTTCCAAGACAACTATCCATCGTTACAGAAAAGTATCAGAGATACAACACCGACCAGTGGCAGGTATTTACTAATAGGCACAAACCAAACAATGACCTAATAAGTCATATCGTCTTTGCTCTTAAGTATGAAGGCATTGATTTACTAATCCTAAAAACGATATTTCAGCTGATAGGAGAAAAAGATATCAAGGAAGCTATTCAAAGAGAACCAACCGGTCAATATTCAAGAAGAATCTGGTTCCTTTATGAGTGGTTAGTGGGAACAAAACTCAATATACCTGATCTAAAAACCGGCAACTATGTTGAGATTGTGAATCCAACCCTACAATATCCGGGACCAACGATTAATTCAACCCGGCACAGGGTAAAAAACAACCTGCCTGGCACTCCTGAATTTTGTCCAATGATCAGAAAAAGTGAAAAGCTTGAGAAGTATATTTCTGCTAATATTCAGGATTCCATTTACAAAGGATTGAATGGAAGGAATAAGGAACTTATCAGAAGAACAGCAGCATTTCTGCTACTTAAGGATTCTAAAGCTTCATTTGCCATAGAGGGTGAATTCCCTCCAAATATGCGCGCAAGAAACTGGGGAAAAGCAATTGGAGAAGCAGGCAAAAAAGAGTTAACTTTATCAGAAATAGAACGACTCCAACATGTAGTTATTGGGGCTAAGAAATTGAGGCACATGGGATTCAGACAGGAGGAAGGTTTCATAGGAGAACATGATCGTGAAAACTTTTCACCTATTCCTGACCACATTTCAGCAAAAGCGGAAGATTTAGACTCTTTAATGAATGGTTTACTGAATACAAACAATCTTCTTCAAGAGAGTGAATACGATCCTGTTCTTACAGCGACAACCATTGCTTTTGGTTTTGTTTTTATTCACCCTCTTTCTGATGGTAACGGAAGGATACATCGGTATTTAATCCACCATATTTTGAACTGGATGGGATTTATAAAAAGGGATATGATTTTTCCTGTTTCGGCTGCTATTTTAGACCGAATTAGTGATTACCAGGAAATACTGGAAGATTATTCCTCTCAGAGAATAGATCTAATTGAATGGAAGCCTACACCAAGTCATAACATAGAGATACTGAATGATACAATAACGTGA
- a CDS encoding sugar phosphate isomerase/epimerase → MKKIIAFLVVVFIVGTALKAEKRPDPQPAPETNEAFKLGMAGYTFVKFGIDKTLETLKQADIHYLCIKDFHLALSSTDEQIELFNAKLEENGITGYAVGPIYMKNKVEVDRAFEYAKRVGVKLIVGVPEYDLLPYVDKKVKEYNFKMAIHLHGPDINKYPDAKDVWDHVNDLDPRIGMCFDMGHDTRNGNDAVQDLKKYHSRIFDIHLKDVTGNTGAGYSVEVGRGIIDFPAMVNMLRKVNYNGVVSLEHERQMDNPFMGIAESIGYFRGVITSTQNK, encoded by the coding sequence ATGAAAAAGATAATTGCATTTTTAGTTGTTGTATTTATTGTAGGAACAGCGCTGAAGGCTGAAAAACGTCCTGATCCACAACCGGCACCTGAAACAAACGAAGCATTTAAATTAGGAATGGCCGGTTACACATTTGTTAAGTTCGGTATCGACAAAACGCTGGAAACTTTAAAACAGGCTGATATACATTATTTATGTATAAAAGATTTTCATTTAGCATTAAGCAGTACTGATGAGCAAATTGAATTGTTTAATGCCAAACTAGAAGAGAATGGAATTACTGGTTATGCTGTTGGCCCAATTTATATGAAAAACAAAGTGGAAGTGGATCGGGCTTTCGAATATGCAAAAAGAGTAGGCGTTAAGTTAATTGTTGGGGTGCCGGAATATGATTTATTACCTTATGTTGACAAAAAAGTTAAGGAATACAATTTCAAAATGGCGATACATTTGCATGGACCCGATATTAACAAATACCCCGATGCCAAAGATGTTTGGGATCATGTGAATGATCTCGATCCGCGAATTGGAATGTGTTTTGACATGGGGCACGACACCCGCAATGGAAACGATGCAGTGCAAGACTTAAAGAAGTACCACTCACGAATTTTTGATATTCATTTAAAAGATGTAACCGGAAATACAGGAGCCGGATATTCGGTTGAAGTGGGGCGTGGAATAATAGATTTCCCGGCAATGGTTAACATGTTGAGAAAGGTAAATTATAACGGTGTCGTTTCGTTGGAACATGAACGTCAGATGGACAATCCTTTTATGGGAATTGCAGAATCAATTGGTTATTTTCGGGGAGTAATAACATCGACCCAAAATAAATAG
- a CDS encoding GH92 family glycosyl hydrolase — MKKRKLREYITMLFFLPLFCMCSHTNNKTSNMATHVNPIIGSGGHGHVFVGASVPFGAVQLGPNNIFKGWDWCSGYHYSDSIITGFSHTHLSGTGGSDLGDILLMPINGKVNIKRGEQKNINNAYASYFSHDNELVKPGYYSVLLDKYKVKAELTATERVGVHKYTFPGKNDNHVIIDLKEGIGDKSYETFLKQVDANTIEGYRFSKGWAKDQRIWFTLKSNREIEKLELYDNDTLVGEEEFMAHAVKGVISFAGNPQEVILKVGISPVSSVNALANIDIEAPEWDFDKIAGQAEEKWNKELSKIEIETNDPVLKQVFYTAMFHSFIAPVLFNDADGSYRGTDKEVYTNPGFENYSVFSLWDTYRTEHELLTIVQSERVNDIINSMLAIFQQQGKLPQWHLMGNETNAMSGYSAAPVVVDAWQKGFDGFDEELAFEALKASGTCKTQRGIAPLMDYGFSPRDKSREATSVALENLLDDRSVAQMAKGLGKENDFKYFFNRAETYKSYFDKSVGFVRPRLSDGSWVTPYDPMESVHMYGDFSEGNGWQYTFLVPQDPEGLIDLLGGDEKFTCKLDSLFTLEGNFGEHASIDISGLIGMYAQGNEPCHHIAYLYAYAGQQWKTAEKIRYILNEFYTNQPDGLIGNEDCGQMSAWYIMSSLGFYPVNPSNGVYVFGSPLFDKATIKLPEGRKFTVEAVNNTKENYYIQSVELNGSEYSKSYIKHDDIMAGGVLKFIMGNTPNYNFGKSPDVRPTSSL; from the coding sequence ATGAAAAAAAGAAAATTAAGAGAATACATAACAATGTTATTCTTTCTGCCCTTATTTTGTATGTGCTCTCATACAAATAACAAAACGTCAAATATGGCAACACATGTCAATCCGATCATTGGATCCGGAGGACATGGGCATGTTTTTGTCGGCGCAAGTGTGCCGTTTGGGGCAGTACAACTTGGACCAAACAATATTTTTAAAGGATGGGATTGGTGTTCGGGATATCATTATTCTGACAGTATTATAACCGGTTTTTCGCACACGCATTTAAGTGGAACAGGTGGTTCCGACTTAGGTGATATTCTTCTGATGCCCATAAACGGGAAAGTCAATATAAAACGAGGAGAACAAAAAAATATTAACAATGCATACGCATCCTACTTTAGTCACGATAACGAATTGGTAAAACCGGGTTATTATTCGGTACTGCTGGATAAGTACAAGGTTAAAGCAGAGCTAACAGCAACCGAAAGAGTAGGAGTTCATAAGTATACTTTCCCGGGAAAAAATGATAATCATGTAATAATTGATTTAAAAGAAGGGATTGGAGACAAGTCGTATGAAACTTTCCTGAAACAAGTTGATGCCAATACCATTGAAGGGTATCGCTTTTCGAAAGGCTGGGCAAAAGACCAACGGATTTGGTTTACCCTAAAAAGTAATCGCGAAATTGAGAAGCTGGAATTGTACGATAACGACACTTTAGTTGGTGAAGAAGAGTTTATGGCGCATGCCGTGAAAGGTGTAATTTCATTTGCCGGCAATCCTCAGGAAGTAATTTTGAAAGTAGGAATTTCGCCTGTGAGTTCCGTAAATGCATTAGCAAATATCGATATTGAAGCTCCTGAATGGGATTTCGATAAGATAGCCGGTCAGGCAGAGGAGAAATGGAACAAAGAATTATCAAAAATTGAAATTGAAACCAATGATCCGGTTTTGAAGCAGGTCTTTTATACTGCAATGTTTCATTCCTTTATTGCACCTGTTTTATTCAACGATGCAGATGGAAGTTACAGGGGAACCGATAAAGAAGTCTATACCAATCCCGGGTTTGAGAACTATTCTGTTTTTTCGCTATGGGATACATACCGCACAGAGCACGAGTTGCTAACCATTGTTCAGTCTGAAAGAGTAAATGACATTATTAACTCGATGCTGGCTATCTTTCAGCAGCAGGGCAAATTGCCTCAATGGCATCTTATGGGCAACGAAACCAATGCGATGTCGGGGTACAGTGCAGCACCTGTAGTAGTTGATGCATGGCAAAAAGGTTTCGATGGTTTTGATGAAGAATTGGCTTTTGAAGCATTGAAAGCATCCGGTACCTGTAAAACACAACGTGGAATTGCACCACTAATGGATTACGGATTCAGTCCACGAGACAAATCGAGGGAGGCTACTTCGGTTGCATTGGAAAATTTACTCGATGACAGAAGTGTGGCTCAAATGGCAAAAGGCCTTGGTAAAGAAAATGACTTTAAGTACTTTTTTAATAGAGCGGAAACGTATAAAAGCTATTTTGATAAATCGGTTGGTTTTGTTCGACCAAGATTATCTGATGGCTCATGGGTAACACCATATGATCCAATGGAATCGGTACATATGTATGGCGATTTTTCTGAAGGAAACGGCTGGCAATATACGTTTCTTGTTCCACAGGATCCGGAAGGATTGATTGACCTTTTGGGTGGTGATGAGAAATTTACATGTAAACTCGATTCGTTGTTTACACTGGAAGGTAATTTTGGAGAACATGCTTCTATCGATATTTCCGGATTAATTGGTATGTACGCACAGGGGAATGAACCGTGTCATCATATCGCCTACCTTTATGCCTATGCTGGTCAGCAATGGAAAACAGCAGAAAAAATACGTTATATACTGAATGAATTTTACACGAATCAGCCGGACGGTTTAATCGGGAATGAAGATTGTGGGCAAATGTCGGCCTGGTATATTATGTCGTCGCTCGGATTTTATCCGGTGAATCCTTCAAACGGAGTATATGTTTTTGGCAGTCCGTTATTCGACAAAGCAACAATAAAGCTGCCTGAAGGAAGAAAATTTACCGTAGAGGCTGTCAATAACACCAAAGAAAATTATTACATCCAGTCGGTTGAATTGAATGGATCTGAATACTCAAAATCATATATAAAACACGATGATATTATGGCTGGCGGGGTTTTGAAATTTATTATGGGCAATACGCCCAATTATAACTTCGGAAAATCCCCTGATGTCAGACCGACGTCTTCATTGTAG